One Cellulomonas taurus genomic region harbors:
- the gcvP gene encoding aminomethyl-transferring glycine dehydrogenase, producing MTERGGRHPPVPPWSSRVTFPLDDFADRHIGPRRTDAAALLAALSSTGTYVDLDALTDAAVPASIRTARPLDLPAARTESEVLADLRALAAKNTVRTQMIGLGYSDTVTPPVIRRNVLESPAWYTAYTPYQPEISQGRLEALLNFQTVVADLTALPVANASLLDEATAVAESMALMHRAAKGRTGVVVLDADCLPQTRAVTEGRALAAGLGLVVADLTDGLPELDEDLIGVVIQAPGASGAVRDIAPLIAAAKERNALVTVAADLLSLTLLTPPGELGADIAVGSSQRFGVPLFYGGPHAAYMAVRTGLERMLPGRLVGVSIDADGAVAYRLALQTREQHIRREKATSNICTAQALLAIVASMYAVYHGPDGLRAIAERVHGHAVSVAEGLRAAGVEVEHATFFDTVRAVVPGRSAAVLAAALERGINLYAPDADHVQIACDEVTTAAHVDAVLAAFDATRVESSASVIPAALARTSSYLTHPVFHTHRSETAMLRYLRSLSDKDLALDRTMIPLGSCTMKLNATVEMESISWPEFAGLHPFVPADQAAGYAELIDDLSGWLAEITGYAAVSVQPNSGAQGEFAGLLAIRGFHEANRAEGAPVRDICLIPASAHGTNAASAALAGMRVVVVATAEDGAILLDDLRAKLDQHGQEVAAIMITYPSTHGVYEQDVRTVCDLVHAAGGQVYIDGANLNALVGLARPGEFGGDVSHLNLHKTFCIPHGGGGPGAGPIGVAEHLIPHLPSLDLGVTGAPAVSAAPFGSAGILPISWAYVALMGADGLRRATQTAVASANYLAARLTDHFPVLYTGPAGLVAHECILDLRGITKETGVTAEDVAKRLMDYGFHAPTLSFPVAGTLMVEPTESEDLAELDRFVDAMVAIRGEIDAVAAGRWPLADSPLRNAPHTAALVTADVWEHPYGRELAAFPVAALRGGKYWPPVRRIDGARGDRNLICACPPIEAYAEGATL from the coding sequence ATGACAGAGCGGGGAGGACGCCACCCGCCCGTCCCTCCCTGGAGCAGCCGCGTGACCTTCCCTCTGGACGACTTCGCCGACCGGCACATCGGTCCCCGTCGCACCGACGCCGCGGCACTGCTCGCGGCACTGTCATCGACCGGCACCTACGTCGACCTGGACGCGCTCACTGACGCCGCGGTGCCCGCCTCGATCCGGACCGCCCGGCCGCTGGACCTGCCGGCCGCACGCACCGAGTCCGAGGTGCTGGCCGACCTGCGGGCGCTCGCGGCCAAGAACACCGTGCGCACCCAGATGATCGGGTTGGGCTACTCGGACACCGTGACGCCGCCGGTGATCCGGCGGAACGTGCTGGAGTCCCCGGCCTGGTACACCGCCTACACGCCGTACCAGCCGGAGATCAGTCAGGGCCGGTTGGAGGCGCTGCTGAACTTCCAGACCGTGGTCGCCGACCTGACAGCGCTGCCGGTGGCGAACGCGTCGCTGCTGGACGAGGCCACCGCCGTCGCCGAGTCGATGGCGCTGATGCACCGCGCGGCGAAGGGTCGCACCGGGGTCGTGGTGCTGGACGCCGACTGCCTGCCGCAGACCCGCGCGGTGACCGAGGGCCGGGCGCTGGCGGCCGGGCTGGGCCTGGTGGTCGCCGACCTGACCGACGGACTGCCGGAGCTGGACGAGGACCTGATCGGCGTCGTGATCCAGGCGCCGGGCGCCTCGGGTGCCGTCCGGGACATCGCCCCGCTGATCGCCGCCGCCAAGGAGCGGAACGCGCTGGTCACGGTGGCCGCCGATCTGCTGTCGCTCACCCTGCTGACCCCGCCCGGCGAACTGGGCGCCGACATCGCGGTCGGGTCGTCGCAGCGCTTCGGGGTGCCGCTGTTCTACGGCGGGCCGCACGCCGCGTACATGGCGGTGCGCACCGGGTTGGAGCGGATGCTGCCGGGCCGACTGGTCGGGGTGTCCATCGACGCCGACGGGGCCGTCGCCTACCGGCTGGCGTTGCAGACCCGCGAGCAGCACATCCGCCGGGAGAAGGCGACCAGCAACATCTGCACCGCGCAGGCCCTGCTGGCGATCGTAGCCTCGATGTACGCGGTCTATCACGGCCCGGACGGGCTGCGGGCGATCGCCGAGCGGGTGCACGGCCACGCGGTGTCGGTCGCCGAGGGCCTGCGTGCCGCCGGGGTCGAGGTGGAGCACGCGACCTTCTTCGACACCGTGCGGGCCGTGGTGCCGGGGCGGTCGGCCGCGGTGCTGGCGGCGGCGCTGGAGCGGGGGATCAACCTCTACGCCCCCGACGCCGACCACGTGCAGATCGCCTGCGACGAGGTCACCACCGCGGCCCACGTCGACGCGGTGCTGGCCGCCTTCGACGCCACGCGGGTCGAGTCGTCGGCCTCGGTGATCCCGGCCGCGCTGGCCCGCACGTCGTCGTACCTGACCCACCCGGTGTTCCACACCCACCGCAGCGAGACCGCCATGCTGCGCTACCTGCGGTCGCTGTCCGACAAGGACCTGGCGCTGGACCGCACGATGATCCCGCTCGGCTCCTGCACGATGAAGCTGAACGCGACGGTGGAGATGGAGTCGATCAGCTGGCCGGAGTTCGCCGGGCTGCACCCCTTCGTCCCCGCCGACCAGGCAGCCGGGTACGCCGAACTGATCGACGACCTCTCCGGCTGGCTGGCCGAGATCACCGGCTACGCGGCGGTGTCGGTGCAGCCGAACTCCGGCGCGCAGGGCGAGTTCGCCGGGCTGTTGGCGATCCGCGGCTTCCACGAGGCCAACCGGGCCGAGGGTGCCCCGGTGCGGGACATCTGCCTGATCCCCGCGTCGGCGCACGGCACGAATGCCGCCTCCGCCGCCCTGGCCGGGATGCGGGTGGTCGTGGTCGCCACCGCCGAGGACGGCGCGATCCTGCTCGACGACCTGCGGGCCAAGCTGGACCAGCACGGTCAGGAGGTCGCGGCGATCATGATCACCTATCCCTCCACCCACGGCGTCTACGAGCAGGACGTCCGTACCGTCTGCGACCTGGTGCACGCCGCCGGCGGGCAGGTGTACATCGACGGCGCGAACCTGAACGCGCTGGTCGGCCTGGCCCGACCGGGGGAGTTCGGCGGCGACGTCTCGCACCTGAACCTGCACAAGACCTTCTGCATCCCCCACGGTGGTGGCGGTCCGGGCGCCGGGCCGATCGGGGTCGCCGAGCACCTGATCCCGCACCTGCCCTCGCTGGACCTCGGCGTGACCGGCGCACCGGCGGTGTCCGCGGCACCGTTCGGGTCGGCGGGCATCCTGCCGATCAGCTGGGCCTACGTCGCGCTGATGGGCGCCGACGGTCTGCGCCGGGCCACCCAGACGGCGGTCGCCTCGGCCAACTACCTGGCGGCCCGCCTCACCGACCACTTCCCGGTGCTCTACACCGGCCCGGCCGGGCTGGTCGCGCACGAGTGCATCCTCGACCTGCGCGGCATCACCAAGGAGACCGGCGTGACCGCCGAGGACGTGGCGAAGCGGCTGATGGACTACGGCTTCCACGCGCCGACCCTGTCCTTCCCGGTCGCCGGGACCCTGATGGTGGAGCCGACCGAGAGCGAGGACCTGGCCGAGCTGGACCGGTTCGTCGACGCGATGGTGGCGATCCGGGGCGAGATCGACGCGGTGGCCGCCGGGCGTTGGCCGCTCGCCGACTCGCCGCTGCGGAACGCCCCGCACACCGCCGCGTTGGTCACCGCCGACGTCTGGGAGCACCCCTACGGCCGTGAGCTGGCGGCCTTCCCGGTGGCCGCGCTCCGGGGCGGGAAGTACTGGCCGCCGGTGCGTCGGATCGACGGCGCGCGCGGTGACCGCAACCTGATCTGTGCCTGCCCGCCGATCGAGGCCTACGCCGAAGGAGCCAC
- a CDS encoding GNAT family N-acetyltransferase has product MTGDLTIEVDDLTRPAVHVLLAEHLSDMRAGSPPESVHALDVDQLRHPSVTMVTAWVGTLLLGCGALKDLGDGHGELKSMRTTVAARGRGIGAAVLTHLIELADARGMRRLSLETGAEDQFAPARRLYARHGFVECAPFADYRPDPLSVFMTREV; this is encoded by the coding sequence ATGACCGGCGACCTGACCATCGAGGTCGACGACCTGACCCGGCCCGCCGTGCACGTCCTGCTGGCCGAGCACCTGTCCGACATGCGGGCGGGCAGCCCGCCGGAGTCGGTGCACGCCCTGGACGTCGACCAGCTCCGCCACCCCTCGGTCACGATGGTGACCGCCTGGGTGGGCACGCTGCTGCTCGGCTGCGGGGCGTTGAAGGACCTGGGCGACGGTCACGGTGAGCTGAAGTCCATGCGGACCACGGTGGCGGCCCGTGGCCGGGGGATCGGGGCGGCGGTGCTCACCCACCTGATCGAGCTGGCCGACGCCCGCGGAATGCGGCGGCTCAGCCTGGAGACCGGTGCCGAGGACCAGTTCGCCCCGGCCCGGCGGCTGTACGCCCGGCACGGATTCGTCGAGTGCGCGCCCTTCGCCGACTACCGACCGGACCCGCTCAGTGTGTTCATGACCCGAGAGGTCTGA
- a CDS encoding lactate/malate family dehydrogenase: MDVAVLGATGDVGRQVCAQLIERRVLPTTSRLQLVGRPGGSSGRASFGLRADLIDAYDEHAPLIDVALDPADVVADVIVLAAGRTAPARAGAVADRSGLAAENHEVFASYARAIAEHGSGHEVVIVVSNPVELAVATVAAELGRHRVIGMGAWLDTLRFRREIAVALGLRRHRVGGFVTGQHGDDLVPLWSTVRISGLDAEERARAVAGLRGGRTLDDFGAEIVAAQAQVAGLMADHPERAFDLVESWPPDLRAAARPWLTHQSGAKTASGTAAATVDLVDTVLDGREIVVAGQVALDGEVEVAGQPLRGVLGVPLVLGPEGWTRVILDEPAPDEARRLLATADRIDGLLTPWGLGRDGGVPGGGAVDRWDAGSPRATTGLPAHGPERRWNMELTGDDRTGTLMALASVFASRGVSFDSLNTAEAHDGAGDVAVTFSATERRQRLLTRTVQRLQAVRTVRVREVVA; the protein is encoded by the coding sequence GTGGACGTGGCGGTGCTGGGTGCGACAGGTGATGTGGGGCGGCAGGTCTGCGCCCAGTTGATCGAACGGCGGGTGCTGCCGACGACCTCCCGGTTGCAGCTGGTCGGTCGACCCGGTGGATCCTCCGGTCGGGCGTCCTTCGGGCTGCGCGCCGACCTGATCGACGCCTACGACGAGCACGCGCCGCTGATCGACGTGGCCCTGGACCCGGCGGACGTGGTCGCCGATGTGATCGTGCTGGCCGCCGGTCGGACGGCGCCCGCCCGTGCCGGGGCGGTGGCCGACCGGTCGGGTCTGGCGGCGGAGAACCACGAGGTCTTCGCCTCCTACGCCCGGGCGATCGCCGAGCACGGTTCCGGCCACGAGGTCGTGATCGTGGTGTCGAACCCGGTCGAGCTGGCCGTGGCCACCGTGGCCGCGGAGCTGGGTCGGCACCGGGTGATCGGGATGGGTGCCTGGTTGGACACCCTCCGGTTCCGGCGCGAGATCGCGGTCGCCCTCGGCCTGCGCCGGCACCGGGTCGGCGGATTCGTGACCGGGCAGCACGGGGACGACCTGGTGCCGCTGTGGTCGACGGTGCGGATCAGCGGGCTGGACGCGGAGGAACGCGCCCGGGCGGTGGCCGGACTGCGGGGCGGTCGCACCCTGGACGACTTCGGTGCGGAGATCGTCGCGGCCCAGGCGCAGGTCGCCGGGCTGATGGCCGATCACCCGGAGCGGGCCTTCGACCTGGTCGAGAGCTGGCCGCCGGATCTGCGTGCCGCCGCGCGGCCGTGGCTGACCCACCAGTCGGGTGCCAAGACCGCCTCCGGCACCGCCGCGGCGACGGTCGACCTGGTGGACACCGTGCTGGACGGCCGGGAGATCGTGGTCGCCGGCCAGGTGGCGCTGGACGGCGAGGTCGAGGTGGCCGGACAACCGCTGCGCGGGGTGCTCGGCGTGCCGCTGGTGCTCGGTCCGGAGGGCTGGACCCGGGTGATCCTGGACGAACCGGCGCCGGACGAGGCGCGCCGCCTGCTGGCCACCGCCGACCGGATCGACGGGCTGCTCACCCCGTGGGGGCTGGGCCGGGACGGCGGGGTGCCCGGTGGCGGCGCCGTGGACCGCTGGGACGCCGGGAGTCCGCGGGCGACCACCGGTCTGCCGGCCCACGGTCCCGAGCGGCGCTGGAACATGGAGCTGACCGGCGACGACCGCACCGGCACCCTGATGGCCCTGGCCAGTGTGTTCGCCAGCCGCGGGGTGTCCTTCGATTCGCTGAACACCGCCGAGGCGCACGACGGGGCGGGCGACGTGGCGGTCACCTTCTCCGCCACCGAGCGCCGTCAGCGCCTGCTCACCCGCACGGTGCAGCGGTTGCAGGCGGTCCGCACGGTGCGGGTGCGCGAGGTGGTGGCATGA